ACTAACTAATCGTAAGTTAGTCAAAATGATTGGATAATATCCAAATACTTTGCCTTCTTACATAATATATGCGTCTTACTTATAATACAAACACAAAGAGATTTCAAGTTAATGCAACTCGCTTGCGGCATGTGCTAGCCATGATCGCAGAGGGTAGTGATCTCCTAACGAAGGGATGAATTAAATATGAATCGATTTACGATATATTTATTGGCGCTTGGGGTTTTTCTTACTGCCACCTCGGAACTGGTCGTCTCCGGTATTCTGTATGCAATCGCAGACGATCTTCGTATTTCCTTGGCCTTTGCCGGCCAGCTGATTACCGCTTATTCGCTTGCTTTTGCAATTGGAACACCGATTCTGGTCTCGCTCACCGCTCGGTTCAACCGTAAAAAAGTGCTGGTCGGCTCTCTTCTGCTGTTTATTGCCGGCAGTCTCGTTTCCTATTTCAGCACTGAAGTCTGGATGCTCATGGGTTCCCGCATCATCCTGGGGGTAAGCTCAGGAATGTATCTCGTTGCCGCAATGGGGACAGCAGCCAAGCTGGTATCACCGGATACATTAGGCCGTGCCATCGGCACCATCGTGCTGGGTTTCAGCAGCGCCATGGTGCTGGGCGTACCGATCGGAATATGGATCACGAATCTGCTGAACTGGCAATCGATCTTTCTGCTGCTGGCTCTGCTCAGTCTGCTGGTCGCCTTTATCCTGATCAAACTCCTGCCAGATGTTGAAGGGGACGCCCCCGTTCCCTTTCACCAGCAATTCAAAGTGCTGGGGAGTCTCGTCATCGTGAGCGCGCTGCTGCTTACGTTCTTCCGGGAATCCGGCAACTCGGTACTGTTCACGTATGTTACGCCATTTATCCAGGATATCTTCCATATCGCTCCGTCAGGCATCAGTATCATTATGCTCGGCTTTGGACTATTTGGAGCGATCGGCTCCAGACTCGGCGGATATGGGGTCGACCGGTTTGGGCCAGCGAAAGTGATTACCCTCAGCACGCTCATTCATATCGCGGTATTCGC
Above is a window of Paenibacillus sp. FSL K6-1330 DNA encoding:
- a CDS encoding MFS transporter produces the protein MNRFTIYLLALGVFLTATSELVVSGILYAIADDLRISLAFAGQLITAYSLAFAIGTPILVSLTARFNRKKVLVGSLLLFIAGSLVSYFSTEVWMLMGSRIILGVSSGMYLVAAMGTAAKLVSPDTLGRAIGTIVLGFSSAMVLGVPIGIWITNLLNWQSIFLLLALLSLLVAFILIKLLPDVEGDAPVPFHQQFKVLGSLVIVSALLLTFFRESGNSVLFTYVTPFIQDIFHIAPSGISIIMLGFGLFGAIGSRLGGYGVDRFGPAKVITLSTLIHIAVFAFLPLLIGQSFIGLGLMGIMVLSMFAAGPAVQSYFIQKAPGSSNLILSLNTSIVHLGLAAGAGAGGFMVNTTSTLQYHPWLGGFVLTLGLAAGLVSFSAGRKTWVPKSA